A window from Urocitellus parryii isolate mUroPar1 chromosome 1, mUroPar1.hap1, whole genome shotgun sequence encodes these proteins:
- the Rufy4 gene encoding RUN and FYVE domain-containing protein 4 has translation MADDGAILKVTRDLKAAVSAILQGYGDGQGPVTDASAELHRFCGCLELLLQFDRKEQKSFLGPPKDYWDFLCTALRRQRGDTEQTRFIDSQEKLKTPLGRGRAFIRFCLAHGQLAESLQLCLLSPELIREWYGPRSPLLCPELREDILDSLYMLNGVAFDLDLQRPDLDGAWPMFSESRCSNSSWTQRRRPRKTKDSPKVILAALGGPKGVQLEKPLTTQASCLQDAPRGGQPAGLPRSQQYRHVPSCLEKQLKDSRSLGFLQEQEELQPDLEEGAPRPTKKFLEKPRASMMPKKAGAKEAQTEVTGMAAGGTGILPGAEVQRTKGVHGEETEWGPTQRLLVFGPRVKTEGALAGSRLGWEEPNILGEFWVPQDPGTKEGPTTEEPQEQKGVTGMTSGEDQAEEPLQDTVKNLRLGLQKAEEQTQRQEQLLKAQEGELQALQEQLSRCQEERARLQAELEQKHQEAERRGALHEEELGGQRDLVQAMKMRVLELIHEKDRQWQRLQQLSSVAPAVCVGCGKVFSRLSRRYPCRLCGGLVCHACSADYKKKERCCPLCAQGGEAQVT, from the exons ATGGCAGATGACGGGGCCATCCTCAAGGTCACCAGGGACCTGAAAG CTGCTGTCTCTGCCATCCTCCAGGGCTATGGGGATGGGCAGGGGCCAGTGACAGATGCCAGTGCTGAGTTGCACAGATTCTGCGGCTGCCTGGAGCTGCTGTTGCAG TTTGACCGGAAAGAGCAAAAGAGCTTCCTGGGCCCTCCGAAGGATTACTGGGACTTCCTCTGCACTGCCCTGCGGCGGCAGCGGGGGGACACGGAGCAGACTCGCTTCATCGACTCGCAGGAGAAG CTGAAGACCCCTCTGGGCAGAGGCCGCGCCTTCATCCGCTTCTGTCTGGCCCATGGACAGCTGGCCGAGTCCCTGcagctctgcctcctgagcccagAGCTCATCAG GGAATGGTACGGCCCTCGGAGCCCTCTCTTGTGCCCTGAACTCCGGGAAGACATCCTGGACTCTCTCTACATGCTCAATGGGGTGGCCTTTGACCTGGACCTGCAGCGGCCAGACCTGGATGGTGCCTGGCCCATGTTCTCAGA GTCCCGCTGCTCCAATTCCAGCTGGACCCAGAGAAGAAGACCCAGAAAGACCAAAGATTCCCCAAAGGTG ATCTTAGCAGCATTGGGAGGCCCCAAAGGAGTCCAGCTGGAGAAGCCACTCACCACTCAAGCCAGCTGTCTACAAGATGCCCCCAGAGGAGGCCAACCGGCTGGACTTCCCAGGTCTCAGCAATACAGGCATGTTCCCTCCTGTCTGGAAAAGCAGCTAAAAGATTCCAGGAGCCTGGGTTTCctccaggagcaggaggagcttCAGCCAGACCTGGAGGAAGGAGCTCCGCGGCCCACCAAGAAATTTCTAGAGAAGCCAAGAGCCAGCATGATGCCAAAGAAGGCGGGGGCCAAGGAGGCTCAGACGGAGGTGACAGGGATGGCAGCTGGAGGCACAGGGATTCTGCCAGGTGCAGAGGTTCAGAGAACAAAAGGGGTCCATGGAGAAGAAACAGAGTGGGGTCCCACTCAGAGGTTGCTGGTCTTCGGCCCCAGAGTGAAGACGGAGGGAGCCCTAGCAGGGAgcaggctggggtgggaggagccTAACATTCTGGGGGAGTTCTGGGTCCCCCAGGACCCCGGAACAAAGGAAGGCCCCACCACAGAAGAGCCACAAGAACAAAAAGGAGTGACTGGTATGACCAGTGGGGAGGACCAAGCAGAGGAGCCCTTGCAGGACACAGTCAAG AACCTCAGACTTGGGCTTCAGAAGGCTGAAGAGCAGACCCAGCGCCAGGAGCAGCTACTGAAGGCACAGGAGGGGGAGCTGCAGGCCCTTCAGGAGCAGCTCAGCAG ATGTCAGGAGGAGAGAGCCCGGCTGCAGGCAGAGCTGGAGCAGAAGCAccaggaggctgagaggagggGCGCCCTGCACGAGGAGGAGCTCGGAGGGCAGCGGGACCTGGTCCAGGCCATGAAGATGAGGGTGCTGGAACTGATTCA TGAGAAGGACCGCCAGTGGCAGAGGCTGCAGCAGCTCTCCTCTGTGGCTCCCGCCGTCTGCGTTGGCTGCGGCAAGGTCTTCAGCAGGCTGTCCCGGCGGTATCCCTGCAG